The following are encoded together in the Ovis aries strain OAR_USU_Benz2616 breed Rambouillet chromosome 15, ARS-UI_Ramb_v3.0, whole genome shotgun sequence genome:
- the LOC101106712 gene encoding olfactory receptor 52P1-like: MADNATLHYISSFFLFGIPGLQDFHCWIGIPVCLLFSLTLLGNSIIIIPIKLEPSLHQPMYFFLCMLAMNDLALASSTAPKMLGIFWLDAHWIDFDICLAQLYFIHTFCIIESALLVAMAFDRYVAICIPLHYTTLLTTTMVIKMGLATVGRAIFLVLPGPFLIRRLPYYTKYVINHAYCEHMAVVKLASANTHVNRTYGISVALSVIILDLGLLATSYLKILQAVFRLSSQHARSKALGTCAAHVCTILVSYTPALFSFLTHRIGKKVPPSVHIIFASLYLLVPPTSIPWYMVSRPRRFVTE; this comes from the coding sequence ATGGCAGACAATGCTACTCTTCACTACATTTCATCTTTCTTCTTGTTTGGTATTCCTGGGTTGCAAGATTTTCACTGTTGGATCGGCATTCCTGTCTGCCTCCTGTTTTCCCTGACCCTGCTGGGGAACAGTATAATTATCATTCCCATCAAACTAGAGCCAAGCCTTCACCAGCCTATGTATTTCTTCCTTTGCATGCTGGCAATGAATGATTTGGCCCTTGCCTCTTCCACAGCACCCAAGATGCTTGGCATCTTTTGGTTGGATGCACATTGGATTGACTTTGATATCTGCCTAGCACAGTTGTATTTCATTCACACATTTTGCATAATTGAGTCAGCCCTCTTAGTTGCCATGGCCTTTGATCGCTATGTAGCTATTTGCATCCCACTACATTATACAACCCTCCTGACAACAACAATGGTCATTAAAATGGGTCTAGCTACTGTGGGCCGAGCTATCTTCCTGGTTTTGCCAGGTCCCTTTCTCATTAGAAGACTACCATATTATACCAAATATGTCATCAATCATGCCTATTGTGAGCACATGGCTGTGGTGAAATTGGCTAGTGCAAACACCCATGTTAACAGAACATATGGAATCTCTGTGGCCCTTTCAGTGATCATATTGGACCTTGGGCTCCTAGCCACATCctatctcaaaatccttcaggcggTCTTCCGGCTCTCCTCTCAGCATGCCCGCTCAAAAGCGCTGGGCACCTGTGCTGCCCATGTGTGCACTATCCTTGTCTCCTACACACCTGCACTCTTTAGCTTTCTAACTCACCGCATTGGCAAGAAGGTGCCTCCAAGCGTCCATATCATTTTTGCAAGTTTGTACCTTCTGGTGCCGCCCACATCAATCCCCTGGTATATGGTGTCAAGACCAAGAAGATTTGTGACCGAGTGA